Proteins from one Lepidochelys kempii isolate rLepKem1 chromosome 6, rLepKem1.hap2, whole genome shotgun sequence genomic window:
- the LOC140913786 gene encoding macrophage-expressed gene 1 protein-like — translation MVPWLWALLVAAGVGALEDGFQACKRALNVSVLEVLPGGGWDNLRNMEVGRVMSLNYSQCRTTEDGEYLLPDEVEVVPLRESRVEVNAELIEDWLSYTDAFAHSINAEASFLGILNGKFSSGCQETKTHNVYDQTVTTRVQVRHHIYSVKAQPAFTLHPSFRHQLLAIGNQLENNHSQAATYLAELLVLNYGTHVLTRLEAGASLIQEDQVKLTFLQDKVAEKASITASASASFFGKVNMGIGAAAQVQDELTKSYLENTVDSRIESRGSMPFYPGITLQKWQEGIPNHLVAIGRAGLPLPFFISPEALPELPAPTAKRVTAVVDKAIHLYYAINTHPGCVKADASNFNFQANVDDGSCLGASTNFTFGGVFQECRGVSGLDGEEMCQPYSTQNPLTGGFSCPEGFTPIPLHSEERTASKPQAECHEQCHSCWLFFSCCHKECGVRYYSTTVRFTAYWCAATGPVAQDSGFLFGGLYSAGEENPLTGAHACPSYFYPLSLFGGLKVCVSDDYEMGARFGLPFGGFFSCQAGNPLAGPLKGQSPGLLQDFFYQDSDTAYPMKCPQGYSQHKAYLSDGCQILYCLQAGSLFAQQLAPIKLPPFLRRPSRNVSVAETILVLGEGSQAWVKLQGSGRWRPANVTDEREMAQLFQAQSSAGPTGGAVAGISVAVTLVLAAAIAGAVYGTRRYKSRGYQEVQPPSHLAEEQGTYGSTTMSLGTSSA, via the coding sequence ATGGTGCCTTGGCTCTGGGctctgctggtggcagctggggTGGGCGCCTTGGAGGACGGCTTCCAAGCTTGCAAGAGGGCCCTGAACGTAAGTGTGCTGGAGGTGCTGCCAGGCGGGGGCTGGGACAACCTGCGCAACATGGAGGTGGGGCGAGTGATGAGCCTCAACTATTCGCAATGCCGCACCACAGAGGATGGCGAGTACCTGCTGCCGGATGAGGTGGAAGTGGTGCCGCTCCGGGAGAGCAGGGTGGAGGTGAATGCCGAGCTGATCGAGGACTGGCTCTCCTACACCGACGCTTTTGCCCACTCCATCAATGCTGAGGCCTCCTTCCTGGGCATCCTCAATGGAAAGTTCTCTTCTGGGTGCCAGGAGACCAAGACCCACAATGTCTATGACCAGACGGTCACCACCCGGGTGCAAGTGCGGCACCACATCTACTCGGTGAAGGCCCAGCCGGccttcaccctccaccccagcttcCGGCACCAGCTCCTGGCCATCGGCAACCAGCTGGAGAACAACCACAGCCAGGCGGCCACGTACCTCgctgagctgctggtgctgaACTATGGCACCCATGTCCTGACCAGGCTGGAGGCTGGAGCCAGCCTGATCCAGGAGGACCAGGTCAAACTGACCTTCCTGCAGGACAAGGTAGCCGAGAAGGCGAGCATCACCGCCTCGGCCTCCGCTTCCTTTTTCGGTAAGGTCAACATGGGGATCGGTGCCGCTGCGCAGGTCCAGGATGAGCTGACCAAGAGCTATCTAGAAAACACGGTGGACTCGCGCATCGAGAGCCGGGGCAGCATGCCCTTCTACCCGGGCATCACGCTCCAGAAGTGGCAGGAGGGGATCCCCAACCACCTAGTGGCCATCGGTAGGGCCggcctgcccctgcccttctTCATCAGCCCGGAAGCCCTGCCGGAGCTGCCGGCACCCACAGCCAAGAGGGTGACAGCTGTGGTGGACAAGGCCATTCATCTTTATTACGCCATCAACACCCACCCAGGCTGTGTCAAGGCCGACGCCAGCAACTTCAACTTCCAGGCCAACGTGGATGATGGCTCGTGCCTGGGGGCCAGCACCAACTTCACCTTCGGGGGTGTCTTCCAAGAATGCCGCGGGGTGTCGGGCCTGGACGGGGAGGAGATGTGCCAGCCATATAGCACCCAGAACCCACTGACGGGGGGCTTCTCCTGCCCAGAAGGCTTCACACCCATCCCGCTGCACAGCGAGGAGCGCACGGCCAGTAAGCCCCAAGCTGAGTGCCACGAGCAGTGCCACTCCTGCTGGCTCTTCTTCTCCTGCTGCCATAAGGAGTGCGGCGTCCGCTACTACTCCACCACGGTGCGCTTCACAGCCTACTGGTGTGCTGCCACCGGCCCTGTGGCCCAAGACTCTGGCTTCCTCTTCGGGGGGCTGTACAGCGCCGGGGAGGAGAATCCACTCACCGGGGCCCATGCCTGCCCATCCTACTTCTACCCGCTCTCGCTCTTCGGTGGGCTGAAGGTGTGCGTGAGCGACGACTACGAGATGGGCGCCCGCTTCGGCCTGCCCTTCGGTGGCTTCTTCAGCTGCCAGGCCGGCAACCCCTTGGCTGGGCCCCTGAAGGGACAGAGCCCTGGGCTCCTCCAGGATTTCTTCTACCAGGATTCTGACACTGCCTACCCCATGAAGTGCCCCCAGGGGTACAGCCAGCACAAAGCCTATCTGAGTGACGGCTGCCAGATCCTCTACTGCCTTCAGGCTGGGAGCCTCTTTGCCCAGCAGCTGGCTCCCATCAAGCTCCCGCCCTTCCTCCGCCGGCCGTCCCGCAATGTCAGCGTGGCCGAGACCATCCTGGTTCTGGGAGAGGGCAGCCAGGCCTGGGTgaagctgcagggcagtggacGCTGGCGGCCAGCCAATGTCACCGATGAAAGGGAGATGGCCCAGCTCTTCCAGGCTCAGTCCAGCGCGGGGCCCACAGGGGGCGCTGTGGCTGGCATCTCAGTGGCTGTGACGCTTGTCCTGGCAGCGGCTATTGCGGGGGCTGTCTATGGCACCCGGAGGTACAAGAGCAGGGGGTACCAGGAGGTACAGCCCCCCAGCCATCTAGCAGAAGAGCAAGGGACCTACGGATCCACCACAATGTCTCTTGGGACTAGCTCAGCCTGA
- the CNTF gene encoding LOW QUALITY PROTEIN: ciliary neurotrophic factor (The sequence of the model RefSeq protein was modified relative to this genomic sequence to represent the inferred CDS: inserted 2 bases in 1 codon), translating into MWALICHLHLGQPALAEQPPVTLQHHNLCSHAILLAGKIRSNVARLLESYVERQGLDRTISLDSVEGVPGPAMEQGGELTVAVRLGANLQAYRALQTLLGEVLEEQGFHLTPLDMDFHASIQSILLQVAALAYQLEELLVLLSHSRPAWEAXPAPGHRSLFEMKLWGLKVLQELAHWTVRSVRDLRQVAKHSQGSGTAHGNQSQKE; encoded by the exons ATGTGGGCGCTCAT CTGCCATCTGCATCTGGGACAGCCGGCTTTGGCCGAGCAACCCCCTGTGACCCTCCAACACCACAACCTCTGCAGCCACGCCATCCTCCTGGCTGGGAAGATCCGCTCCAACGTGGCCAGACTCTTGGAGTCCTAC GTGGAGAGGCAGGGGCTAGACAGGACCATCAGCCTGGACTCAGTGGAGGGTGTGCCAGGTCCGGCCATGGAGCAAGGGGGCGAGCTGACGGTGGCTGTGCGGTTGGGCGCCAACCTGCAGGCCTACCGGGCACTCCAGACATTGCTGGGTGAGGTCCTGGAAGAGCAGGGGTTTCACCTGACCCCGCTGGACATGGACTTCCACGCCTCCATCCAGTCCATCCTGCTGCAGGTGGCGGCCCTGGCCTaccagctggaggagctgctggtgctgctgagTCACAGCAGGCCAGCCTGGGAGGC GCCGGCCCCAGGCCATCGCAGCTTGTTTGAGATGAAGCTGTGGGGGCTGAAGGTGCTGCAGGAGCTGGCTCACTGGACTGTGCGGTCCGTGCGAGACCTGCGCCAGGTTGCCAAGCACAGCCAGGGCTCTGGCACTGCCCATGGGAACCAGTCCCAGAAGGAATGA